In one window of Orcinus orca chromosome 17, mOrcOrc1.1, whole genome shotgun sequence DNA:
- the GPR20 gene encoding G-protein coupled receptor 20, which translates to MPSASSAGPSAMAAPNATAAAAAWTNVSMPEMPLFHLFAVLDGELHAAFPGLWLALMAVHGVIFLVGLVLNGLALYVFGCRTQARTPSVIYTINLVVTDLLVGLSLPTRFAVFYGTRGCLRCALPHVFGYFLNMHCSILFLTCICVDRYLAIVQPDGGRRWRQPACARAVCAFVWLAAGAVTLSVLGVTATGGPCCRVFALTVLEFLLPLLVISIFTGRIMCALSRPGLLRQGRQRRMRAMQLLLTVLVIFLVCFTPFHARQVAVALWPDVPHHTSLVVYHVAVTLSSLNSCMDPIVYCFVTSSFQTTVRGLFHQHGAGCEPNGCNVVSTRKSSKNSAHRHILGARPRALTQALANGPEA; encoded by the coding sequence ATGCCCTCCGCGTCTTCCGCAGGGCCCTCGGCCATGGCTGCCCCCAATGCcacggcggcagcggcagcgtgGACCAATGTCAGCATGCCGGAGATGCCCCTGTTCCACCTGTTTGCTGTGCTGGACGGGGAGCTGCACGCCGCCTTCCCGGGCCTGTGGCTGGCGCTGATGGCCGTGCATGGCGTCATCTTCCTGGTGGGGCTGGTGCTCAACGGGCTGGCGCTGTACGTCTTCGGCTGCCGCACCCAGGCCAGGACGCCGTCGGTCATCTACACCATCAACCTGGTGGTGACTGACCTGCTGGTGGGCCTGTCCCTGCCCACGCGCTTTGCTGTCTTCTACGGCACCCGCGGCTGCCTGCGCTGCGCCCTCCCGCACGTCTTTGGCTACTTCCTCAACATGCACTGCTCCATCCTCTTCCTCACCTGCATCTGCGTGGACCGCTACCTGGCCATCGTGCAGCCCGATGGTGGCCGCCGCTGGCGCCAGCCTGCCTGTGCCAGAGCCGTGTGCGCCTTCGTGTGGCTGGCCGCCGGCGCCGTGACCCTGTCCGTGCTGGGCGTGACGGCCACCGGCGGGCCCTGCTGCCGCGTCTTTGCACTGACCGTCCTGGAGTTCCTGCTGCCACTGCTGGTCATTAGCATATTCACCGGCCGCATCATGTGTGCGCTGTCACGGCCGGGCCTGCTGCGCCAGGGCCGCCAGCGCCGCATGCGGGCCATGCAGCTGCTGCTCACCGTGCTCGTCATCTTCCTCGTCTGCTTCACGCCCTTCCACGCCCGCCAGGTGGCTGTGGCGCTGTGGCCCGACGTGCCGCACCACACCAGCCTCGTGGTCTATCATGTGGCAGTGACCCTCAGCAGCCTCAACAGCTGCATGGACCCCATCGTCTACTGCTTCGTCACCAGCAGCTTCCAGACCACCGTCCGTGGCCTCTTCCACCAGCATGGAGCGGGGTGCGAGCCCAACGGCTGCAACGTGGTCAGCACGCGCAAGAGCTCCAAGAACTCGGCTCACCGTCACATCCTCGGTGCCAGACCTCGAGCCCTCACGCAGGCCCTGGCTAACGGGCCTGAGGCTTAG